The proteins below are encoded in one region of Thermodesulforhabdaceae bacterium:
- a CDS encoding ABC transporter substrate-binding protein, whose protein sequence is MKKKILGCLTLFLIGAIICSFGILSAEEGKDRKEPIKIGALFALSGPASSIGTPTKLVAQMVTDKINKEGGINGRPIELVFGDTESDPTKALMVAKRLVEQEGAIALIGPTRTDSGMAIKPYIEEKGIPTVMTIGGDPVIAGGKFGSYKWTFKTPQRTSVAVKKVYGYLKKQGIKKVAIIHATDGFGRDGLMWLKEIAPEYGIEIVAVESFDVNDPDMTTQLTKIKASNPEAVICWTIGPAGGKVARNYKQLNLSMPLFQCHGQPDPKYIELAGDAAEGTIMPSTRLMVADQLPDTDPQKPVVLEFIRLYKDVYHYDKQYPINTHSGYAWDALMLLAQAMKKAGVDREAIRSELEKITGYVGVSGIYNLTQEDHNGLGTDSLVIVKVEKGAWKLLEP, encoded by the coding sequence ATGAAAAAAAAGATCCTAGGATGTCTTACGTTGTTTTTGATTGGGGCAATCATTTGTTCCTTCGGCATACTTTCTGCCGAAGAAGGAAAGGATCGTAAAGAACCTATAAAAATTGGGGCTCTTTTTGCTCTTTCCGGACCTGCCTCTTCAATAGGCACACCCACTAAACTGGTTGCACAGATGGTAACCGACAAGATTAACAAAGAAGGCGGAATTAACGGACGACCTATAGAACTTGTTTTTGGCGACACGGAAAGCGATCCTACTAAAGCTCTTATGGTAGCTAAGCGACTCGTGGAACAGGAAGGAGCCATCGCTCTTATCGGACCAACCAGAACAGACAGCGGAATGGCAATAAAACCTTACATTGAAGAAAAAGGAATACCAACAGTAATGACCATCGGTGGTGATCCGGTTATAGCGGGGGGTAAATTTGGAAGTTATAAATGGACATTCAAAACACCCCAGAGAACTTCTGTAGCGGTCAAAAAGGTTTACGGTTATTTGAAAAAGCAAGGGATCAAGAAGGTTGCTATTATCCATGCTACAGATGGGTTCGGTCGAGACGGATTGATGTGGCTTAAAGAGATTGCTCCCGAATACGGTATAGAAATTGTCGCCGTAGAATCTTTTGATGTAAACGATCCGGACATGACGACACAACTTACCAAGATCAAAGCAAGTAATCCTGAAGCCGTAATATGCTGGACCATAGGGCCGGCAGGTGGGAAGGTAGCTAGAAATTATAAACAACTGAATCTTTCAATGCCGCTTTTCCAGTGCCATGGACAGCCAGATCCCAAGTATATTGAACTAGCCGGGGATGCTGCGGAAGGCACTATAATGCCATCAACCAGGCTGATGGTTGCAGATCAACTTCCAGATACTGATCCTCAAAAACCAGTCGTGCTTGAATTTATAAGACTTTACAAAGATGTGTATCATTACGACAAACAATATCCCATTAACACTCATTCAGGCTACGCCTGGGACGCTCTCATGCTGCTTGCTCAAGCGATGAAGAAAGCCGGAGTAGATCGGGAAGCGATAAGATCCGAGCTAGAAAAAATCACAGGATATGTGGGTGTGAGTGGCATTTATAATCTAACTCAAGAAGATCATAACGGGCTTGGGACGGATTCTCTAGTTATAGTAAAAGTTGAAAAAGGAGCATGGAAGCTACTCGAACCTTAA
- a CDS encoding L,D-transpeptidase family protein, with product MTGRRIAGLNILVFLCLTICFLVVAMGEGWGGDEEDFPIKPPKKYPYSYPDRTVIGSLQYHIVKDKETLLDIARKYGLGINELQLLYASMDPWVPPKGLKVMIPAMWVLPPMRYGGIVLNIPEYRLYYFRPSEGTVQTYPVGLGDEGWETPVGIYKIQSKRENPTWYIPPSLQAKYGATTMPPGPDNPLGKYIMKFAPMYGIHGTHMPWGVGRMVSHGCIRTYPEHIAVLYPQVAIGTPVEVIYEPIKIGTLDGRVYAEIHPDIYKKIKDFNDYAVRLLESHPLKEKVDKSRFMTAVSLQNGMPMDVTKDGDGVIMSNVLH from the coding sequence ATGACAGGCAGAAGGATTGCTGGTTTAAACATTCTTGTTTTTTTATGTCTTACAATATGCTTTCTAGTTGTTGCTATGGGAGAAGGATGGGGAGGTGACGAAGAAGATTTCCCTATAAAACCACCAAAAAAGTATCCTTACTCATATCCAGACCGTACTGTTATTGGATCTTTACAGTATCACATCGTTAAAGATAAGGAGACGCTACTTGATATTGCTAGGAAATACGGCCTTGGCATAAATGAACTTCAGCTACTTTACGCTTCTATGGATCCGTGGGTCCCTCCAAAAGGGCTTAAGGTCATGATTCCTGCAATGTGGGTCTTACCTCCTATGCGTTACGGGGGTATCGTTCTTAATATTCCTGAATACAGACTTTACTACTTTAGACCCTCGGAAGGAACTGTGCAAACCTACCCTGTGGGGCTTGGGGATGAAGGATGGGAAACGCCTGTTGGTATTTACAAAATTCAGAGCAAAAGAGAAAATCCCACGTGGTATATTCCTCCTTCGCTTCAAGCTAAATACGGAGCTACCACAATGCCTCCGGGACCCGATAATCCTTTGGGAAAATACATTATGAAGTTTGCCCCCATGTATGGCATTCACGGAACTCACATGCCGTGGGGAGTTGGCAGGATGGTTAGCCACGGATGTATCAGAACTTATCCGGAACATATAGCTGTTTTGTATCCTCAGGTTGCTATTGGGACTCCAGTGGAAGTTATCTACGAACCGATAAAGATCGGAACGCTTGATGGTCGAGTATATGCTGAGATTCATCCGGATATTTACAAGAAAATCAAGGACTTTAATGACTACGCTGTAAGATTGCTAGAATCTCATCCTCTTAAAGAAAAAGTGGACAAGTCAAGATTTATGACTGCTGTATCTTTGCAGAACGGAATGCCAATGGATGTAACGAAGGATGGAGATGGTGTTATAATGTCTAACGTGTTGCATTAA
- a CDS encoding glycosyltransferase family 9 protein, translating to MKILIVKLSALGDIVHALPVVDYIKSYLPAAEIDWVVEERFQELPAAHPLINCVYPVDTRTIRRHPVKARKVLIHLSRTMASQAYDVALDLQGNIKSAIFTILSQARLRYGFSRSEVREFPNLFATNRKVSIPGTIQPIRTKILHIVGKFLEDIEIPTPGNNMTYWNKHLDHIIDANERSHQEMLLKRQGWNGEPLIGVIPGTTRETKMWHLKRWCECLELLYKDGIGRILMFWGSPKERLFAEKILSLSRLNHGKGSNCSLLSPIIWEGGNIKSLIGALSLTSIVIGPDTGPLHLAALIGIPTVSIFRATDSAKYTPSGSTHASCQVPMPCSPCLKKKCKLNEICSLAIPAETVVNYIKTIFNATR from the coding sequence ATGAAAATCCTTATCGTTAAGCTCAGTGCACTTGGGGATATTGTCCACGCTTTACCTGTTGTGGACTATATTAAAAGTTATCTTCCCGCAGCCGAAATAGACTGGGTGGTGGAGGAGCGCTTTCAGGAACTCCCTGCCGCCCATCCCCTTATAAATTGTGTTTATCCGGTGGATACCAGAACAATAAGGCGTCATCCTGTAAAAGCTCGGAAAGTTCTTATTCATTTAAGTCGGACGATGGCAAGTCAAGCTTACGATGTGGCTTTAGATCTTCAGGGCAATATAAAAAGTGCCATTTTCACCATACTTTCCCAAGCGCGTCTAAGATATGGTTTTTCTAGATCGGAAGTTAGGGAATTTCCGAATCTTTTTGCTACAAACAGAAAAGTTTCTATTCCTGGAACTATCCAGCCCATAAGAACGAAGATATTGCACATTGTAGGTAAGTTCCTGGAAGACATAGAGATACCAACCCCCGGAAACAATATGACCTACTGGAATAAACATCTTGATCACATCATCGATGCTAATGAGAGATCGCATCAGGAGATGCTTTTAAAAAGGCAAGGCTGGAACGGTGAGCCTTTGATCGGGGTTATTCCCGGCACCACACGTGAAACCAAGATGTGGCATTTAAAACGGTGGTGTGAGTGCTTGGAACTTCTTTATAAAGACGGCATTGGAAGAATTCTTATGTTTTGGGGATCCCCAAAAGAACGGCTCTTTGCTGAGAAGATTCTTAGTTTATCTAGACTTAATCATGGAAAAGGGTCTAACTGCTCGTTATTGTCCCCCATCATATGGGAAGGGGGTAATATTAAATCCTTAATAGGAGCACTATCTCTCACATCTATTGTAATAGGTCCTGACACAGGACCACTTCACCTTGCAGCGCTAATTGGTATTCCTACAGTTTCCATTTTCAGAGCAACGGATTCGGCTAAATACACCCCTTCTGGATCAACTCACGCTTCCTGCCAGGTTCCTATGCCCTGCAGCCCATGCCTGAAAAAGAAATGTAAATTAAATGAGATTTGCAGTCTGGCTATCCCTGCAGAAACAGTGGTAAATTATATAAAGACCATATTTAATGCAACACGTTAG
- a CDS encoding phosphocholine cytidylyltransferase family protein, whose product MSVNKAVILAAGQGKRLLPYTKDRPKCLLDFGGRTLIEIQLAAFESCGIKDVTVVVGYKSERVREILGNRVVYVENEEYENTSSMYSLWLARETGYQGCIVLNSDVLFHPDILRKLLACESPNALAMDFHANLNEEEMKVRVEGKRVSGLSKAFKDADGENVGMLKFDAAGWDILMNTIEKLLAQGHLKEMVPFAVDTIASGCFIEAVPVERLPWIEIDFPEDYEKAIREIYPVIEANLFHRG is encoded by the coding sequence ATGAGTGTAAACAAAGCTGTAATTCTTGCTGCTGGTCAGGGTAAAAGGCTTTTGCCTTATACTAAAGATCGTCCCAAATGCCTTCTTGATTTTGGTGGTAGAACTCTAATAGAGATTCAGCTAGCCGCATTCGAATCATGTGGCATTAAGGATGTAACTGTTGTTGTTGGATATAAGAGCGAGCGAGTTAGAGAGATTCTGGGTAATAGAGTGGTATATGTGGAGAATGAGGAATACGAGAATACATCCAGCATGTATTCTCTATGGCTTGCCAGAGAGACAGGTTATCAGGGCTGTATAGTGCTAAATTCTGATGTTCTTTTTCATCCTGACATATTACGAAAGCTTCTCGCTTGTGAAAGCCCCAATGCGTTAGCTATGGATTTTCATGCTAATCTCAATGAGGAGGAAATGAAAGTTCGAGTGGAAGGTAAACGTGTAAGCGGTTTGAGCAAAGCGTTTAAGGATGCCGACGGGGAAAACGTAGGAATGTTAAAATTTGATGCTGCTGGATGGGATATTCTTATGAATACGATCGAGAAACTTCTTGCCCAGGGTCATTTGAAGGAAATGGTTCCTTTTGCTGTAGATACCATCGCTTCCGGGTGTTTTATAGAAGCGGTGCCGGTGGAGAGACTACCGTGGATAGAAATCGATTTTCCTGAAGATTATGAGAAGGCTATTAGAGAAATTTATCCAGTTATAGAGGCGAATCTTTTTCATCGTGGATGA